From Lytechinus pictus isolate F3 Inbred chromosome 6, Lp3.0, whole genome shotgun sequence, the proteins below share one genomic window:
- the LOC135154567 gene encoding uncharacterized protein LOC135154567 yields the protein MPKVKPGKKLSQRKSTRRSVRDAASQPSPVDLETDVGQVFTSTQSPAAGSSASTTNDGQVSQVSTRRRSGWQQASRPSLEQLHIEREHLLFSSRAPGTHHTYRNAWSVFKQFRLQYHYDISIRPDVEQVAQFIAYLSWNGYAGATISTYISGLAFTMQTLGWPDVTDAFVIRRLVDGCRRKNARRDTRCPITLPILKSILNSLTHVCVNTYDLALFRAAFLIAFFGFLRVGEFTSRSRHEPVPLSEKDVIIQGMGNQAKLRIVIARSKTDQTGRGCSILIPQNVISYLCPLRAVNDYLALRSSVGSAFFRHFDSSPLTRHQFGQVLKRAISFCGLPVAHFSSHSFRIGAATSAAMAGVPDVCIQNMGRWASNTHRLYIRQPLPP from the exons ATGCCCAAGGTTAAGCCAGGCAAAAAGTTAAGTCAGAGGAAGTCTACTCGTCGTTCGGTCCGAGATGCCGCCAGCCAGCCTTCTCCTGTCGACCTCGAGACAGACGTCGGCCAAGTTTTTACTTCTACGCAGAGCCCAGCTGCTGGAAGTTCGGCGTCGACAACCAACG ATGGACAGGTTTCGCAGGTTAGCACCAGGCGCAGATCTGGCTGGCAGCAAGCTTCCCGCCCATCTTTGGAGCAGCTTCATATAGAGAGAGAGCATCTGTTGTTTTCTTCGCGGGCGCCCGGCACTCATCATACTTATAGGAACGCTTGGTCTGTGTTTAAGCAGTTTCGGCTGCAATATCATTATGATATAAGTATACGTCCTGACGTTGAGCAGGTCGCTCAATTTATTGCTTATCTCTCCTGGAATGGGTATGCGGGGGCAACAATAAGTACATATATATCAGGCCTGGCTTTTACGATGCAAACATTGGGTTGGCCTGATGTGACTGACGCGTTTGTAATCCGGCGGCTGGTAGACGGGTGCAGGCGGAAAAATGCTCGCCGTGATACCCGGTGTCCCATAACCCTGCCTATTCTCAAATCCATCCTAAATTCATTGACTCACGTATGCGTTAATACGTATGATCTGGCATTGTTTCGGGCTGCCTTTCTAATCGCTTTCTTTGGTTTTCTTCGAGTAGGGGAGTTCACGTCTCGATCTAGACATGAACCCGTTCCTTTATCAGAAAAAGATGTTATTATTCAAGGGATGGGTAATCAAGCAAAATTGCGCATTGTGATTGCGAGGTCTAAAACAGATCAAACTGGACGTGGATGCTCGATTTTAATTCCACAGAATGTTATTTCGTATTTATGCCCACTTCGCGCTGTAAATGATTACCTCGCTCTGCGGAGCTCGGTCGGCTCTGCCTTTTTCCGTCACTTTGACTCGTCACCCCTAACGAGGCACCAATTTGGCCAAGTTTTAAAGCGTGCCATTAGTTTTTGCGGGCTACCCGTTGCTCATTTCTCTTCCCATTCTTTCCGTATTGGGGCGGCAACTTCTGCAGCCATGGCAGGTGTTCCCGATGTTTGCATTCAAAATATGGGGCGCTGGGCTTCCAACACACACAGATTGTATATTCGACAACCTCTCCCCCCTTAA